The Mucilaginibacter mallensis genome has a segment encoding these proteins:
- a CDS encoding glycoside hydrolase family 127 protein — MKKYFVLTTCCAIAASFSINSAHAQSYVPELNDTRMAIKPKIDIKAYTFDLSDVSLLESPFKDAMEKDAAYMLLLEPDRLLSGFRSHSGLKPKGALYGGWESSGLAGHTLGHYLSALSMQYASTHDPEFLKRVNYIVSQLRECQLARKTGYVGAIPKEDTVWAEVKRGDIKSGGFDLNGGWSPWYTVHKVMAGLLDAYLYCNNKEALTVCEGMANWTGETIGGLSDDKLQKMLLCEYGGMAETLANLYGITGNKKYLDLSYKFYDKRILDPLSEKKDILAGKHSNTNIPKVIASARRYELNGDQKDETISTFFWDVVTKDHSYANGGNGNYEYLGEADKLNDKLTDNTIETCATYNMLKLTRHLFAVNPSAALMDYYENALYNDILASQNHEDGMMCYFIPLRMGGKKDYSDQFDTFTCCVGSGMENHVKYGESIYFQGADGSLYVNLYIPSVLNWKKKGVTVTQHSTLPSNDVVNFDLSVKSPVVFALRLRKPRWANNCIVKVNGKVQQLSADEQGYLVVNRKWKNGDKVELTTPEDIYTEALPDNANRRALFYGPVMLAGVLGNTEPDPLKGVPVFVTSETNPNKWLKMVDPKTLNFETADASQPANVKLIPFNETKSEYYSVYWDVFTPETWAVQQKAYDEEKKKQQDLEAHTTDIIRLGEMQPERDHNLTGENQTTGEDHQKKWRSTDNGGFLSFEMKTDPNTQNSLINTYWGMDNRGRTFDILVDGVKLTSEDLNKYKESKFYNITYQIPIELTKGKSKVTIKLLPKAGNSAGPVYGSRMVKE; from the coding sequence ATGAAAAAATATTTTGTTCTTACAACGTGTTGTGCCATTGCTGCTTCCTTTAGTATAAATAGCGCTCATGCCCAATCATATGTGCCCGAGCTGAACGATACAAGGATGGCCATAAAACCTAAAATTGATATAAAGGCCTATACGTTCGACCTCAGCGATGTGAGTTTACTGGAAAGCCCTTTTAAAGACGCGATGGAAAAAGACGCGGCATATATGCTGTTGCTTGAGCCCGATCGCCTCTTATCCGGGTTCCGCTCACATTCGGGACTGAAACCAAAAGGCGCGTTATATGGCGGCTGGGAATCATCCGGACTGGCGGGGCATACCTTGGGCCATTACTTGTCGGCCTTATCCATGCAATACGCCTCAACCCACGATCCGGAGTTTTTAAAACGGGTTAATTATATAGTTAGTCAATTGAGGGAATGCCAACTGGCACGTAAAACCGGCTATGTTGGCGCTATCCCTAAAGAAGATACGGTATGGGCCGAGGTTAAACGGGGTGATATCAAATCGGGCGGGTTTGATTTGAATGGCGGTTGGTCGCCGTGGTATACTGTACATAAGGTAATGGCTGGCCTGTTGGATGCCTATTTATATTGTAATAATAAAGAAGCCTTAACCGTATGTGAAGGTATGGCCAACTGGACCGGCGAAACCATAGGCGGCCTGAGCGATGACAAACTGCAAAAAATGCTGCTTTGCGAATACGGCGGCATGGCCGAAACACTGGCTAACTTATACGGCATAACGGGGAACAAAAAATACCTGGATCTATCTTACAAGTTTTATGACAAGCGGATCCTTGATCCGTTGTCGGAAAAGAAAGATATTTTAGCAGGAAAGCACTCCAATACCAATATCCCTAAAGTTATTGCCAGCGCACGCAGGTATGAGCTTAACGGCGATCAAAAGGATGAAACTATCTCCACCTTCTTTTGGGATGTAGTTACCAAAGATCACTCTTATGCCAACGGGGGCAATGGCAATTATGAGTATTTAGGCGAAGCCGATAAATTAAACGATAAGCTTACTGACAATACCATTGAAACCTGCGCCACCTATAACATGCTTAAGCTTACAAGGCACCTGTTTGCAGTTAACCCATCGGCAGCATTAATGGATTATTATGAGAACGCGCTATATAATGATATACTGGCATCGCAAAATCATGAGGATGGTATGATGTGTTACTTTATACCCTTACGCATGGGCGGTAAAAAAGATTACAGCGATCAGTTTGATACTTTCACCTGTTGCGTAGGCTCGGGCATGGAGAATCATGTGAAATATGGCGAGAGCATTTATTTCCAGGGTGCAGATGGCAGTTTATATGTAAACCTGTACATCCCATCAGTTTTAAACTGGAAAAAGAAAGGTGTAACTGTAACCCAGCACAGCACATTGCCTTCAAATGATGTGGTTAATTTTGATTTAAGCGTGAAAAGCCCTGTTGTCTTTGCTTTACGCCTGCGCAAGCCACGATGGGCTAATAATTGCATTGTAAAGGTAAATGGTAAAGTACAGCAGCTGAGTGCCGATGAACAGGGTTATCTTGTAGTAAACCGCAAATGGAAAAATGGCGACAAGGTAGAATTGACAACCCCTGAAGATATTTATACCGAAGCACTGCCCGATAATGCTAATCGTAGAGCGCTATTTTATGGCCCGGTGATGCTGGCTGGTGTTTTAGGGAATACAGAGCCAGATCCGCTTAAAGGCGTGCCTGTATTTGTGACCAGCGAAACAAACCCTAACAAATGGCTGAAGATGGTCGACCCCAAAACCTTAAACTTTGAAACTGCTGATGCTTCGCAACCTGCAAATGTTAAGCTGATCCCTTTTAACGAAACTAAGAGCGAGTATTACTCTGTTTACTGGGATGTTTTCACCCCTGAAACCTGGGCCGTGCAGCAAAAAGCTTATGACGAAGAGAAAAAGAAGCAACAGGATCTGGAAGCGCATACCACAGATATTATACGTTTAGGCGAGATGCAGCCGGAAAGGGACCATAACCTGACAGGAGAGAACCAAACCACAGGAGAAGATCATCAAAAGAAATGGCGCTCAACAGATAATGGAGGGTTTTTAAGCTTTGAGATGAAAACTGACCCTAACACGCAGAACTCATTGATCAATACCTATTGGGGTATGGATAACCGCGGCCGCACATTTGATATATTGGTTGATGGTGTAAAACTGACCAGCGAGGATCTGAATAAATATAAGGAAAGCAAGTTTTACAATATCACCTACCAGATCCCTATCGAGCTGACCAAAGGCAAATCAAAAGTCACCATAAAACTATTACCGAAAGCAGGTAACAGCGCCGGACCTGTTTACGGCAGCCGTATGGTGAAAGAATAA